TGATATTGGAATGGACGGCCTCACACTTATTTTCCCGATGGATGGATTTAGATTGTGTGCCAGGGCATCCGCAGGCCAACGTTTCTGCTTGCTGGCTCAGCTTGCTTTTCTTCACGGCGGCTTCATCGTATTCTTTCGCTTCGCGTTCTTCGAAACTGATAGCTGCTGTCGGGCAGGCCGGCAGGCAGTCGCCGAGGCCGTCGCAGTAATCGTCGCGGAGAAGCTTGGCCTTTCCGTTTATCATTCCGATTGCCCCTTCGTGACAGGCTTTTGCGCACAGTCCGCAGCCGTTGCATTTCTCTTCATCAATTCTGATAATTTTTCGAATCATGTTCCGTCCCCCACTTTCAAGTTGTTGTTGACTTTATGGTTTGAGTTTACTATTCTTAAATCAATAAGTCTGTTGGAATTCCAACGAAAGAGGATTTTATGAGAAATTATTTGGATGTATTGAAAACAGTACAATTATTCAGAGGCATTGAAGAGGCAGATTTGCAGCCGCTTTTGTTGTGCCTGGCCGCGAAATCGGTTCGTTTTGAAAAAGGGCAAACCGTATTTTCCAGCGGCGAAAGCATCGAAAAATTCGGCATTGTTCTATCGGGACAGGTTCAGGTCGTTCAGGATGACTATTACGGAAACAGAAGCATCCTCGGAAAAATTGACATTGGAAATCTGTTCGGGGAATCCTTTGCCTGCGCGGAAATAAAAATGCTTCCGGTCAGAGTAATCACAACGACCGAAAGCGAACTGCTATTTATCGACTGTCACAGGCTTGCCGTTCCATGCGCCAGGGCGTGTGCTTTTCACGGCAAGCTCATTCA
This genomic window from Caproicibacterium sp. BJN0003 contains:
- a CDS encoding Crp/Fnr family transcriptional regulator: MRNYLDVLKTVQLFRGIEEADLQPLLLCLAAKSVRFEKGQTVFSSGESIEKFGIVLSGQVQVVQDDYYGNRSILGKIDIGNLFGESFACAEIKMLPVRVITTTESELLFIDCHRLAVPCARACAFHGKLIQNMLSIIAMKNIALTQKIEFMSKRTTREKLLAYLSAEAKKAENTRFSIPFNRQELADYLSVERSAMSAELSKLRDDGVLRFHKNQFELLQTTGAVVSLNDTSDLNDKMNCIFLRNE